Within the Carassius auratus strain Wakin unplaced genomic scaffold, ASM336829v1 scaf_tig00216506, whole genome shotgun sequence genome, the region CTGTGTATAAGGCAAGGTTCAAAAAGAAATGATTGATTgagtcagtgtggaagaacttgactggtctgcaTAAAGCTAACTCCAAATCCCAGCTGAACAtctctggtgtgactttaaatgtggaccttgagccaaaaactcatcaccaaacaccagtggtgtttttttaaccttgcctTATACACAAGCATTGCCATGTTAGAATAGAAAGGGTCCTGTCCAAACTGTTGCTataaaattagaagcacaaaatttCCTACAATATCattttatactttaatattaaGATTTGCACTCATGGATATTACTAAAGAAGTCATACCTGTTCATTGAAAGGGGATGACCCAATACTTTTGGCAAAATTagctttaaatgttatattaatgaaTTTATAGTACATAAACACCAATTCAAACattgcaatataaatatatatttttcccaccATTGTCATGTACCACTATGATGGAGCcaaaaacaattttgaaaataaCGGATTGCGTTGAAACCTGTATGAAATACTAAACTTACTTTCAGCATCCTGAAGATAGTCTTGCCAGAAAGCCAGGGTCCGGCACTCTGCTTGAAATGCATTACTCCCTCTTTCAGAATGAATGATTTGGAAGAGATTCTCCACATCATTTGCGGTTAAGGACTTTTCAGCCTTCACAAAAAGGCACTTTGACTGAACAGGATAGTTTTGGAGAGCATCTAGGACACCCAGAGACGTTAAGCCATCTCTGAACCTAATAAAAAGGAAACACGCTGTAATGTGTAGTTTATGTGATTTGAAACATGTAGCActagtatttttcatttttaattagatgAGGTTCCACAATGAATTATTATGTCCACCTGTACTGGTGCACTATAAAATGGAAGTTGAGGTCAATCATAAAATTTTCTTATACTGTAGGCACACTTTGTTAGCaactcaaaaacttttttttgtacatgcTTTCCTCTTCTATCTCTTGTATTTCTGCTATTTTACAGccattaaactatattaaattttTCTGACAAAGTACAATTACATTATGTGTTCATATATAAACATACCTTTCAAATGGTGCACGGGTCCGCTGAAGGACATACCAATGAGCCAGATCCAAAGCAGTCTCCTGTTTGTTTTCCAGTGTTATGCGTACATTGTGACCAGCAAGACTGATTAAGCTAGCAGCCTGTTCAACTGCATCTTGTAGTTGTGAATCAGTCTGGGCCTGTaagatctaaaaatatatacaaaaaaaaaaacattgtttgaatGAAGATATACAACTATTAGCTGTAACGTCAATGTTAATGAgtgcatgcaaaaataataatttatcaaaatacaatataattaaagtaaaatatgccTACCGACTGCaactgtgactttgtttcttcatcagtaaTATCTTCAGTTTTGACCTTTACATTGTCAGGGCCCTTTTGAAGACACTCATACATAAGTTCAGACAGGAAACATGGACTCTGCCCCCCATGGGCAATTGACATTGCCATGATCTGGCCAGCATAGAAGTATGCATTGTCTTTCATCGCTATtatcaaatgaaattaaaacatcattgtcATTGTAAGTACAACATTTGAAGATTCTTACATTTCCTACTAAATCATTTCAGGTACAACATATTTAGGAATCCAAAATAAATCCTTTACTTGACATCAATATGAATTTATAAGTAGTGTACCTTTGGAGTTGCATGTGAGGACTTTAGCATTAGATGGTCCTTCAAAGATGCCAATTTTGTCCTTGATTTCATGTAGACAGAGTCGGAAAAACTCCCGAGTAGGTCCTCCATTGTCCACAGCACCCTCAGATGTTCCATAGTCATCAGTAAACTTAACATCCACCTTCTTCTCGGGTGAAAAATTGGATCTGCCCATTGCTCTGGATGTTCCATCCCACACATTTCTTCTTATGATATTGAACCGTAcaatgctgtcattatttactctcgaACCAATCTGCTCCATTATTCTCTCTAAAGTCATCCTTGAATcactgaaacaataataaacaataaaataatacaaaaatgacaaTGGTAACTCGCCCATTATATGAaacatacaaaaattatatatttttattttatatattttatacacttttacaccatgatttaaacaacaattaaatgaaaacaatattataaatattgctgAAACAATAACCACAGAAAAGATTTGatatgagataaagaaaaaaacaacattgtgcacacataaatatatttctgaaccATTTAGGTGGTAGCCTGTTTATTGCTACGAGTCTAGAAAATTAAGCTATTGCTATGATACATTAGAATTAAACATTTCTACATAACATCTTCTACTGACCTCTCATTTGTGCTGGACTCTAAGGACCTTGATATGGCTTCCTGGAGATCAGCGTCATCAGAGAGGTATTCTTCCTCAAATAGGTCAAGGTAtgtactaaaaaaattaatatatcaatattttataatgaacaATGTTTAAGTACATATATGATGTTAACAGAAATAGCTGCATTACTACAGGACAAATAACATCCTAGATGTAATAATAACATTGTCTACTGCTGAGTGACTATTCTAAAACAAAATTGTTAGAATACTAATTGTTATTGTAAACAAGGCCTACTGACGTTAAACCCTGACCATGACAATCCTGTATAAAAAGAACATGTACCTGTAGGTTGTGCTGGGTGCATTGGTTTGGGTGGGACTATGGGATGCCTCAGAGGTGTTGCTAGCAGAGAAGCATGGTGTGTGTCCAGTGCCACTGATAGTGGGACCAATCGAAAAGATGTTGGTGTAGCCACTAGAGATGACAGATGTTCCACTAGACAAGGTAGGAGTCTCATCAATAGTAATGGCAGCAGCAACAGAAGACATGGTGAGGTTGTCAGCTGAGATGGGTGGTGCATTGGTGCAAATATCTTTAGTGTCAATACACCAAATAACTTCATCTCCACCAGAGATGGAAGGGGTATTACTGGAGAGACACTGGACTTCAACAGTGGAGATGGCTGAAACAACTTCTTTGGAAATATCAGGCACACTACCAATGACTgtaaaaacaaggaaaaatagTTGGGTTAATTTTTTATTAGGATTTCACTTATATGAGAGTGTTAGCAACAGAACACATTTATATCTTCAACATTACATTATgtagtagatttaaaataaaaatgaaaaagtatttaCCACATTTGTCAGGATCCAATGTTTCTTTGAAATCATTCTTGTTTGTGTTGCTACTGTCTTCATCAGAACATGACTGTCAATtgaagcaaataaatacatttataataataattttagtaaatgTATGCTAACCAATACACTATGCTAACAACAAAGCAAGCATTTGTTTTAATTGTCACAACATACTAGTACCAaagtaaaatacagttttgcCATTGTCCCctgttatatacagtactgtgcaaaagtcaaatatagtattttcacatatttttatataggAAGTATTGTTTACGTTTCTTTTGACATTACTTGTAATAATCCATTGTAATTTATGTCTcttggtgttatattagacagcaacttgtcttttgaaaatcatatttcccatgttacaaaaacagcattcttccatcttagaaacattgccaagctacaaaacatgttatctgtttctgatgcagaaaatctagttcatgcatttatgacctctagactggactattgtaatgcacttctaggtggttgtcctcctttgtcaataaacaagctacaggtagtccaaaatgcagcagttagagtccttaccaggtcaagaaaatatgatcatattaccccaattttacagtctctgccctggctacctattaagttccatatcagttacaaattatcattacttacctataaggccctaaatggtttagctcctgcgtacctaactagccttctaccacgttacaacccatcacgcaccctaaggtcacaaaagctggacttttggtagttcctaggataacaaagtccactaaaggaggcagagctttttcacatttggctcccaaactctggaatagccttcctgataatgttcggggttcagacacactctctctgtttaaatctagattaaaaacgcatctctttcgccaagtattcaaataatgtatctttaattgtgagtgtagttgcatctgatcaaatgcacatttttattctttagcttaggttaaaataattaattttactttgttggaacagaagctatgctaatgatgtctctatttgtttctatgttttgccacaggatttacatcccatggtaactaggatttacacaagctccagtctggatccagagcacctgagaagagatgatgctgaccctcagaggacctcagatgatgctaaccctgaatcaacaaacataactaacaaatattgctacaagtgtgactgcatcatataataattattaaagctgcagtagggaacttttgtaaaaatatattttttacatatttgttaaacctgtcattatgt harbors:
- the LOC113098311 gene encoding G2/M phase-specific E3 ubiquitin-protein ligase-like, with amino-acid sequence MSSVAAAITIDETPTLSSGTSVISSGYTNIFSIGPTISGTGHTPCFSASNTSEASHSPTQTNAPSTTYSTYLDLFEEEYLSDDADLQEAISRSLESSTNESDSRMTLERIMEQIGSRVNNDSIVRFNIIRRNVWDGTSRAMGRSNFSPEKKVDVKFTDDYGTSEGAVDNGGPTREFFRLCLHEIKDKIGIFEGPSNAKVLTCNSKAMKDNAYFYAGQIMAMSIAHGGQSPCFLSELMYECLQKGPDNVKVKTEDITDEETKSQLQSILQAQTDSQLQDAVEQAASLISLAGHNVRITLENKQETALDLAHWYVLQRTRAPFERFRDGLTSLGVLDALQNYPVQSKCLFVKAEKSLTANDVENLFQIIHSERGSNAFQAECRTLAFWQDYLQDAEIENNVSLEDVLVFFTGCDSIPALGFSPKPRLEFITCSRFPVANTCENILRIPVHAVYTAFRSDMDFAIRNSPGFGRA